A single window of Colletotrichum higginsianum IMI 349063 chromosome 8, whole genome shotgun sequence DNA harbors:
- a CDS encoding Hexose transporter, with the protein MGKLNYFGLRGKSLNWAISVIAGCDFLLFGYDQGVTGGILTLPAFQSQFPTIDPEPKGISVGLTTSQRSTNQGIAVASYNLGCFLGAIIAIFIGNPLGRKRMIILGTAIMVIGAALQASAFSIEHLIIGRIITGLGNGGNTSTVPTWQSETCSSHKRGKLVMIEGALISGGIMISYWIDLGMSFAPGSVSWRFPLALQILFCVFILAFVWNLPESPRWLILKGRDQEAKEVIAAIADLPEDDDYCKNEYVVMKKTVEEMSKGSFKDLFTMDKNRNFHRTCIAYVNQMFQQICGINLITYYAAVIYSGLGMSRFMSHLLAALNGTEYFIASWPAVFLVERVGRRKLMLFGAVGQALTMAILAGVNSQSTYACQITGIVFLFVFNTFFAIGWLGMTWLYPAEIVPLRIRAPANALSTSANWIFNFMVVMITPVAFDTIKHHTYTIFAIINAIIVPVTYFFFPETAYRSLEEMDSIFAKAAPGVKGAFDVVDVARKEPHRYGKNGELLIHYEDDKENGHATTRENRREGSTSSSEPNGLWARQDEETQNVEKSEKS; encoded by the exons ATGGGCAAGCTCAATTACTTCGGCCTTCGGGGCAAGAGCCTTAACTGGGCCATCAGTGTCATCGCAGGATGTGACTTTTTGCTTTTCGGATATG ACCAGGGTGTCACCGGTGGTATCCTCACCCTCCCGGCCTTCCAGTCTCAGTTCCCTACCATCGACCCGGAGCCCAAGGGCATCAGCGTCGGTCTCACCACCAGCCAGCGGTCTACCAACCAAGGtatcgccgtcgcctcctACAACCTGGGCtgcttcctcggcgccatcatcgccatcttcatcggTAACCCTCTCGGCCGCAAGCGCATGATCATTCTCGGCACCGCCATCATGGTCATTGGCGCCGCTCTCCAGGCTTCTGCCTTCTCCATCGAGCACCTCATCATCGGACGCATCATCACCGGCCTCGGAAACGGCGGCAACACATCGACGGTTCCTACCTGGCAATCCGAGACGTGCAGTTCTCACAAGCGCGGTAAGCTCGTCATGATCGAGGGTGCCCTCATCAGCGGTGGCATCATGATCTCCTACTGGATCGACCTCGGCATGTCCTTTGCTCCCGGCTCCGTATCGTGGCGTTTCCCCCTGGCCCTGCAGATCCTCTTCTGCGTCTTCATCCTGGCCTTCGTTTGGAACCTGCCCGAGTCCCCCCGCTGGCTCATCCTCAAGGGCCGCGATCAGGAGGCTAAGgaggtcatcgccgccatcgccgacctgcccgaggacgacgactACTGCAAGAACGAGTACGTTGTCATGAAGAAGACGGTCGAGGAGATGTCCAAGGGCAGCTTCAAGGATCTCTTCACCATGGACAAGAACCGCAATTTCCACCGCACCTGCATCGCCTACGTCAACCAGATGTTCCAGCAGATCTGCGGTATCAATCTCATCACCTActacgccgccgtcatctaCTCCGGCCTGGGCATGTCCCGCTTCATGTCCCACTTGCTGGCCGCTCTCAACGGCACCGAGTACTTTATTGCTTCCTGgcccgccgtcttcttggtTGAGCGTGTCGGCCGCCGCAAGCTCATGCTTTTCGGTGCTGTCGGCCAGGCACTCACCAtggccatcctcgccggTGTCAACTCTCAGTCGACGTATGCCTGCCAGATCACCGGCATCGtgttcctcttcgtcttcaacaccttcttcgccatcggcTGGCTCGGCATGACTTGGCTCTACCCCGCCGAGATCGTCCCTCTGCGTATCCGCGCTCCCGCCAACGCCCTCTCGACCTCTGCCAACTGGATCTTCAACTTCATGGTCGTCATGATCACCCCCGTCGCCTTCGACACCATCAAGCACCACACCTACACCAtcttcgccatcatcaacgccatcatcgtcccCGTCacctacttcttcttccctgaGACCGCCTACCGCTCCCTCGAGGAGATGGACTCCATCTTCGCAAAGGCTGCTCCCGGTGTCAAGGGCGCCTTCGATGTGGTCGATGTTGCCCGCAAGGAGCCCCACCGCTATGGCAAGAACGGCGAACTTCTCATCCACTACGAGGATGACAAGGAGAACGGCCATGCTACCACTCGCGAGAACCGCCGCGAgggcagcaccagcagcagtgaGCCCAACGGCTTGTGGGCCCgccaggacgaggagaccCAGAACGTCGAGAAGTCGGAGAAGTCTTGA
- a CDS encoding Hexose transporter, whose amino-acid sequence MGHLSPSTSETEKISTNYPGVSTEQQENVLSDASLEPYGPSGFRGIFVSHYVAMCAAFSAIGGLLFGYDQGVISVTLVMDEFLSRFPEVSDHAAGSGFKKGLMTAMITLGAFIGAMNQGWIADMISRKRSIMVAVVIFTIGSSIQTAALNYDMLVGGRFIGGLGIGMLSMVVPLYISEISPPEIRGSLLVFEQLSIVFGIVVSFWITYGTKDIPNHWSWQLPFLIQILPGLLLGFGAVFLPYSPRWLASKGREAEALSNLCKLRVLPDTDPRVRREWMEIIAEARFQASVLADRHPTLVGNGDIASTLKLEFVSWADCFKKGCLKRTQVGVFLMFFQQFVGINALIYYSPTLFATMGLDHNMQLIMSGVLNCVQLVGVIPSLWTMDRFGRRWILLVGSVGMTISHTVIAVLVGLYSNDWPNHTTQGWVSVAFLLLYMLVFGATWGPVPWAMPSEVFPSSLRAKGVAISTCSNWINNFIIGLITPPMVQETGFGAYVFFAAFCLLSGIWTWFCVPETNGKTLEQMDEVFGDRTGLDDVAKKNQIFREVVDEQTHSSVGLPA is encoded by the exons ATGGGCCATCTATCACCCTCCACCtccgagacggagaagatCTCGACCAACTACCCAGGCGTCTCAACAGAACAACAAGAGAACGTCCTGTCCGATGCCTCTCTCGAGCCTTATGGACCTTCAG GCTTCCGCGGCATCTTCGTCTCTCACTATGTGGCCATGtgcgccgccttctccgccaTCGGCGGACTCCTTTTCGGCTACGACCAGGGCGTCATCTCCGTCACCCTGGTCATGGACGAGTTCCTCAGCCGCTTCCCCGAAGTCTCGGACCACGCCGCCGGGTCCGGCTTCAAGAAGGGCCTCATGACCGCCATGATCACCCTGGGTGccttcatcggcgccatGAACCAGGGCTGGATCGCCGACATGATCTCTCGGAAACGGTCCATCATGgttgccgtcgtcatcttcaccATCGGCTCCTCCATCCAGACTGCGGCCCTCAACTACGACATGCTGGTTGGTGGTCGGTTCATCGGAGGACTGGGCATCGGCAT GCTCTCCATGGTCGTCCCGTTGTACATCTCCGAAATCTCGCCCCCCGAAATCCGCGGAtccctcctcgtcttcgagcAGCTGTCCATCGTCTTCGGAATCGTCGTCTCCTTCTGGATCACGTACGGCACAAAGGACATCCCCAACCACTGGTCGTGGCAGCTGCCCTTCCTCATCCAGATCCTCCCCGGTCTCCTTCTCGGtttcggcgccgtcttccttCCGTACTCTCCCCGATGGCTGGCCTCCAAGggccgcgaggccgaggccctctCCAACCTCTGCAAGCTCCGCGTCCTCCCCGACACCGACCCGCGAGTCCGCCGCGAGTGGATGGAAATCATAGCCGAGGCCCGCTTTCAAGCGTCCGTCCTTGCTGACCGCCACCCCACTCTCGTCGGAAACGGCGATATAGCAAGCACCCTGAAGCTTGAGTTTGTATCCTGGGCCGACTGCTTCAAAAAGGGATGCCTCAAGCGCACGCAAGTGGGAGTTTTTCTGATGTTTTTCCAACAATTCGTCGGAATCAACGCACTCATCTACTATTCCCCTACCCTATTCGCGACCATGGGACTCGATCACAACATGCAGCTCATCATGTCGGGTGTTCTGAACTGTGTTCAGTTGGTGGGCGTTATTCCCAGTTTGTGGACGATGGACCGCTTCGGACGCCGGTGGATTCTGCTTGTGGGAAGCGTGGGAATGACAATCTCGCACACTGTGATTGCTGTTCTGGTCGGCCTCTACTCGAACGACTGGCCGAACCACACTACCCAGGGTTGGGTCAGTGTGGCTTTCTTGCTGCTGT ATATGCTTGTGTTTGGAGCCACATGGGGCCCGGTGCCCTGGGCTATGCCGTCCGAGgtcttcccctcctccttgagaGCCAAGGGAGTTGCCATTTCAACTTGTTCTA ACTGGATCAACAACTTCATCATCGGCCTGATCACTCCCCCAATGGTCCAAGAAACCGGATTCGGCGCCTATGTGTTCTTTGCCGCGTTCTGCCTGCTGTCTGGTATCTGGACCTGGTTCTGCGTGCCTGAGACGAACGGAAAGACCCTCGAGCAGATGGACGAGGTGTTTGGTGACCGCACTGGACTTGACGACGTTGCGAAGAAGAACCAGATCTTCCGTGAGGTTGTCGATGAGCAGACTCATTCTTCAGTGGGTCTGCCGGCGTAG